The following proteins come from a genomic window of Triticum aestivum cultivar Chinese Spring chromosome 6A, IWGSC CS RefSeq v2.1, whole genome shotgun sequence:
- the LOC123127282 gene encoding uncharacterized protein — MDSGSDSDSAPEELTAVQGVEKHEEISKVEKDSAVRATQEEKDRRKRWAQRKTSSKLNKKKPLKVEDKDTEVDEETHAMPGTLPKSVIEMLAAREKQTFSSDSEEENVNQKVQKKKKRLKTATTGPETILLKDVRSTEHIKKALEFLSRRKNQVPRSNAVLKNPNAMRLFNKPNFTS; from the exons ATGGATAGCGGAAGCGACTCCGACAGCGCCCCCGAGGAGCTCACCGCCGTCCAG GGTGTGGAGAAACATGAAGAAATCAGCAAAGTAGAGAAGGACAGCGCTGTCAG AGCAACCCAGGAGGAGAAAGACCGGAGGAAACGCTGGGCCCAACGGAAAACATCCTCAAAACTGAATAAAAAGAAGCCTCTGAAAGTAGAAGATAAAGATACAGAAGTGGATGAGGAGACACATGCTATGCCTGGGACACTTCCCAAGAGCGTAATTGAAATGCTTGCAGCACGTGAGAA GCAAACCTTCTCATCAGATTCTGAGGAAGAAAATGTAAACCAAAAggtccaaaagaagaagaaaagattgAAAACTGCAACTACTGG ACCTGAAACAATTCTGCTGAAAGATGTTCGGTCAACGGAGCACATTAAAAAGGCCCTCGAATTCCTGAGTCGCAGGAAAAACCAGGTGCCAAGATCCAATGCAGTTTTGAAGAATCCTAATGCTATGCGTCTCTTTAATAAACCTAATTTCACGAGTTGA